The nucleotide sequence CACGGGCTGGATGGAACTGGGCGAGCCGCTGCTCCTGTCGCTGGCGACCCTGCATGTCGCGCTCACCTTCCAGCTTGGCGGCTATGGGGTGATGACGCTGCGGCGCTGGACGATGGGCCTGCGCATCGCGCTGAGCGCCCTGGCGCTTGCTGCCATGCTGGTGTTCGGCATCGGCTTTGCCTGGACGCTGGCGGTCGATCTGTCGCGGATATATTTCATTTCCGGGGTGGCGGTGTCGGCAGTCGCAATCATTGGTGCGCGGGTCATGGTCCGCCTGCTGACAAGGCGGATGCTGGCGGATGGGCCGATCGAGGTCATCGTCATCACCGACGACCCGGCGAGTGTCACAACGCTGGGTTATCGGATCATCGACGCGCGCCGTTTTCGCGCCGTCTGCGACCTGGATAATCCCGACCTGCTGAACATGTTGGGCTGGACGATCTGTCGCGCCGACCGCGTCCTGTTGTCCTGCCAGGCCGCCGATCGTGCTGCGTGGGTCACGGCGCTGAAAGGGTCGGGGATCGATGTCGAGCTGTTGCTGCCCGAACTCGAACCGCTGGGGATCCTAAGCATCGACCGGCATCGCGGCCGGCTGGCGGCATGTGTGTCGCGGCGCCAGTTGGCGCTTCGCGACCGGATTGCCAAGCGAATGTTCGATCTGGCGGTGGTCTTTGCCCTCCTGCCGCTGATGCTGATCGTGCTGATCGTCGTATCCTGCGCCATCAAGCTGGATGACGGTGGCCCTATCTTCTTCGTTCAACGGCGGATCGGCCAGGGCAATCGCTTTTTCGACCTCTACAAGTTCCGGACCATGCGGGCCGACCGGCTGGACCATGCCGGGGGCCGATCAACGATGCGCGCCGACCCGCGACTGACGCGGATCGGCGGGTTTCTGCGCCGCACCAGCATCGACGAACTGCCGCAACTGTTCAACGTGCTGATGGGCAGCATGAGCATCGTCGGGCCGCGTCCGCACGCGACCGGCTCCACCGCCGAGGATCAGCTTTTCTGGGCGGTGGACCGGCGATACTGGCTCCGCCACGCGGCCAAGCCCGGCTTGACGGGATTGGCGCAGGTGCGCGGTTTGAGAGGTGCGACCGATACGCGCGACGCAATCGTGCGCCGGATCCAGGCGGATCTTGAATATATCGCGGGCTGGTCCCTTTGGCGCGATATCCGGATCCTTGCAGCAACGGTGGGGGTGCTGGTCCATGTCAACGCATATTGAAGGCTCTGGCGCGCATTGCGATGCCTGCGCGGCACCGCTGCGCTTTTGGTTGGCGATGCCGATCGACGCAAAGAAGCAGGAGCCGACGCCGTTCGGGCGCATCCTGCGTTGCGACCGATGCGGCCTGGCAAGGTCGGCCGACATGCCCGAACCGGCAGAGGTCGGCGCTTTTTACGACCTTGCCGCCTATTACACCCATGGCGAAAGCCACATGACGCCGGTCGCCCCCAATCTGGCCGACCGGATATTGACGCGGCTGGCCTGGACAGTCGACCGCGCACGACCGTTCGACGTCGATGCGATCGCCGCCACGCTGAAGCCAGGCGCAAGCATTCTCGACATCGGGTGCGGCGATGGCGAAAAACTGGCGGCCTTTCGCCGTCACGGCTTCACGGTGCTGGGTGTCGACCCCGATCCGGGATCGAGAGCGTTCGTTGCATCGCAAGGGCTGCTCGCGCTCGACGGGACCGCCGAGGCACCGCCGGCCGAGCTTGCGGGCCATCGTTTCGACCTTGTCATCATGTCGCACGCGCTGGAGCATTGTATCGATCCCGCACGCGCGCTGGCAACAATGCGCGGCCTGATGGCGCCCGACGGGATCGGGTATGTCGAGGTCCCGAACGCGGCGGCCCTGCATTTTGAGCGATTCCGGCAATGTTCCGAGATGTTCGATGCGCCACGTCACCTATGGTTCTTCACGCCCGACGCGTTGTCCCGAATGGCGGCTGCGGCCGGACTTGGCATTTCGGACTGGCATTATAACGGTTTCACCCGCCTGTTCTCACCCACATGGCGGGGTTGGGAATGCCAGATCCACGACCGGCTGGCCGAACGCGGTGCGGCAGCCGGATTGCGGCGACATTCGCGGTGGGAAAGCGCGCTGCTGCTGGCGCGCTCGGCACTTGCGCCGCCGGCGCGCAAATATGACTCGTTCGGCATTCTCGTCAGCCGGACGCCCAACGATCGCGAACATCAGGTCGAGCAGCCCGTTCGATGATGGCGCTCCGGGCAACAGCCTGGGCAAAGAGCGGGGCGGTCGCGCTGCTGCTGGTGCTGCCGGGACCGCAACTGTCGTTGCGGCGCGCCGGGCCGGTTGCATCGTCTGGCATCACTTTTATGGGGGGGCGGGCGGCGGGATGGCGGCTGGCTGACGTGAGGGCGAGCCTCGCGCTCACCGCGCCCGGACCGAACGGCGCCTTGCCCATAGCAGCCATTCCTGCGCGCGTGGCGCCGCCATTTTTCCTTTCCGGCAGCCCGCTGGATCGGGAGCGCGCGGTCGATTGTCTTGCCGCTGCTGCCTATTACGAGGCGGGTCTCGATGCGCGGGGGCAGCGCGCGGTAATGCAAGTGGTCCTGAATCGGGTTCGCAGCCCGGCTTACCCGCGGTCGATATGCGGCGTCGTGTTTCAGGGGAGCGAACGGGCCACCGGCTGCCAGTTCACCTTTACCTGCGACGGTTCGATGGATAGGCGGCGTCCATCCCCGGCGGCATGGGCCGCTGCCCGCGCCCGCGCCGTCGCTGCGCTCAACGGGCCGGGCGATGAAAATGTCGGACACGCGACCCATTATCACACCGACTGGGTCCACCCTCCGTGGAGCCGGGATCTGGATCAGGTGGCGGCGGTCGACACGCACCTGTTCTTTCAGGCGAATGCCCGGCGGCCCGGCAATTTTTCGGGCGCCTATGCCGCGGCTGAGCCGCTCGTCGCGCGCCTGTCGGTGCTGTCGGCATCGCATCGTCCGACCGGCGGCTATGTAGAGGCACTTGTGGAGCCGGTCGCGACTACCCCGCCGCCGCTGGATATAGCGGCGCTGATGCCTGAGCGGCTGCCGGATCGGTCCTCTGCGCCGGGGGCGGGCATTTTCCTCGTCTCCCTCAATGCCAGCGACCCGCCCGAGGCGTTCCATCGCCGCGCCACGACGCTTTGCCGCGGATTGGCCCAATGCAAGCTGATCGGGTGGACCGATCCGGACACCCCGCCAAGCGCCTTTCCGCTGCCGGGGCGGGCGATCGACGCAATCGCCTTCAGCTATAATCGCACGGGCAGCGGTGCGCCGGATGAAGCGCGCTGGGACTGCAAGCGTTTCCCGCGCCCGACCGCGACGGAGTGCCTGAACCGCAGCTGAGCAGGCGGGGAGGGTGACGGCGATCCATTCACCGGTTGATCACGAATTTGTTGCCTAAAGGTGTGCCTGGGCCGTGCGATGCCGGATAGCCATCATGGGGACGCCATGACCCCAGCTCGTCCAAATTGCAGTCATATTGGATGTAGTTCTATCGAACGATAACCGTGCGTTTACGCCGCCGCCGGAACATTATCCCAAATCAAGGGAGCATGGCGGTGTTCACCGTACTGGAATGTATTGCACGTCAGCATGACTGGAAGCTCGTTGCGCTTGCAGGGTCGATATGGGTGATCGGAAGCGTGGCGTTGTTTCTCTTGTTACGACGATCGACAGACTGTGTCGAGTCGCGAAGGCGTCAATGGTTGGCGGTTGCAGCACTTTCGGCGGGTGTCGGCATTTGGGCAACCCATTTCGTGGCGATGCTCGCTTACGACGGGAATCTGCCCCTGCATTTCGACGTCGGACCGACAATCCTGTCGGCGTTGGTGGCAATCCTGTTCTTCTGGGTTGCGCTGCTTTTGGTGGGTGCCCGTCCCACCGTGCGAAGCAGCATTCTTGCAGGGGCGATCGCGACCGGCGGCATCGGTGCAATGCATTTTATCGGCATGTCCGCAATCACCGCGCCCCAATTGATACGATATGACTGGCTGCCCATCGCGATCTCTTTCGGGATCGTGTGGGCGCTGTTCGCGCTGGCGTTTGTCGGCTTTGGCGCCCTGGGCAGGACAAGCGGTATCGTTGTGCCGGCCATGTTGTCGGTGCTGGGCGTGATCGCGCTGCACTTTACCGCGATGTCGGCGACCACGCTGGTCCTGGACCCGACCCTGTTGCCAGCTACCGCGCGGGACCCGATCTGGATGGTGTCCGCGATCATGGCGGCAACGCTGGGCCTGATCCTGGTCGTGCTGGCGGGTGCCTTTCTGGACCGGATGCTGACCGACCTGAAGGGTCTGACCGAAGCCACGCTGGAAGGGTTGGCGATCGTCAGTGACGGGGGGATCGTCGAAGTGAACCGGCGGCTGGCCGCGATGCTGTGCGTGGATGGCGCCGATGTCATCGGAACCACGCCGTCGCGCTGGTTCGTCGCCGCCGATGGCCTTCCCATCGACGACGCGCGCGACCGCCCGGTCGAGGCATGCGTATCGGTTGCGATGCTGGAGGACCAATGGTTTGAAGTGGCGACGCATTCGATCGAGTATCGTGGCCGGTCCTGTCAGGTGCTGGCCGTGCGCGACCTGACCGAACGCAAGCGATTTGAACGGCGCATCCAGCATCTGGCATCGCACGACGCATTGACGCAATTGCCCAATCGCGGACATTTCACCCAGGCGCTGGAGGCGCGGGTCGGCGACCTGTCACAGCCCTTTGCGCTGATCGCCCTCGACCTGGATCGGTTCAAGGCGGTGAACGACATATTCGGCCATGCGGCGGGGGACGAGGTGTTGTGCCGCGTGACCAAGCTGTTGCGCGGCGCCGTGCGTGGCGAGGATCTGGTGGCACGGCTGGGCGGGGACGAGTTCGTCATCCTGGCATCGAACATCGATCCGACCGATGGCGCGCAGCAGTTGGCGCAACGCATCCTGCAGAGCTTTGCATCCGAAATGGACGTTTCGCGCGACCCGATGGCCGTCGGCGTCAGCATCGGCATTGCCGTATTCCCGCGCGACGGCAGCGACGCCGCGACGCTGCGACAAAATGCCGACATCGCACTGTACCGGGCGAAGGAAAGCGGGCGCGGACAGTTCCGCTTCTTCGACACGCAAATGGACATGCTGGTCCGTGAACGGCGCGAACTGGAACATGATCTGCGCCAGGCGATTGCCGGCAACGAGTTCCATCTGGTGTTCCAGCCGCTGGTCTCGACCGCGCGCGGCGCTGTCATGGGGTACGAGGCGCTCTTGCGCTGGCATCATCCGGTTCGTGGGGAAGTGCCGCCCGACGTCTTCATTCCCATTGCAGAGGATACCGGCGCGATCGTGCCGATCGGCGAATGGGTGTTGAAGCAGGCGTGTCGCACAGCGGCCGGTTGGCCGGGGGGCATCGGCGTCGCGGTCAATGTCTCTCCCGTGCAGTTCCGGATACCCAATCTGCCTGCGGTGGTCGCCGCCGCGCTGGAGGAAAGCGGCCTAGCCCCCGAACGGCTGGAGCTGGAAGTGACCGAAAGCGCGTTCCTGCGGAGCAGGGACACCACGCTGGCGACGCTGCATGCGATCAAGGCGATGGGGGTGCGGGTCGCGATGGACGATTTCGGCACCGGCTATTCCTCGCTCAGCAACCTTCAGGCATTCCCGTTCGACAAGATCAAGATCGACCGCAGCTTCGTCTCGTCGGTCGAGGATGACGACGCCGCACGATCGATCGTGCGGGCAATCGTCGGCCTGGGCAAAAGCCTGAACCTGCCCGTCGTGGCCGAAGGCGTCGAGACTGAGGCGCAGCGGCTGATGGTGATGGAAGAGGGCTGCCCGCAGGCTCAGGGCTATCTGTTCGGCATGCCGTCAACCAACCCGGAAAGGAAGGCGGCGACGCTGCGGTCGGTGGGGTGAGGGGCGGCTAGTCGCCTGTCACCTCATCGCAGCGCCTTGTTGAGATAAGCGACCAGTTCGCTTTCCCGATGGACGCCTGTTTTGCGGAAAACGGCCTTTAGTTGAGCGGCGACGGTTTCGGGCGCGGCCCCCCGGGCCTTTGCGATCGCCTCTCGCGATTGCCCTTGGCCGATGCGCAGGGCGATATCCGCTTCGGCCCCGGTCAGGTCAAGCAGCGACCGCAGGAGATTGGCGTCATCCGGATGCAGGTCGCGGCTGGGACGCACGACCACCAGCGCCCGCGGCTCAAAGGCGAGGCTCCATTCGCGGCGCGGCAGCGCGAAAATCTCGCACCGGGCGGGGTCGTCGGCACCCAGCCAAAATCGCTCCGGATTATTGCCGCCGTGCGCCAGTGTTCGCGCGATCGCCGTCTGAAAGATCCGGTCGGCGGGCTTGTGCCGCAACCACAGGTTCCCGCGCGACAGGCAAAGCAGGTGCTGGCTGGAAAGCCATGTCTGCGCCGTTGCGGTCAGCGCGCCCACTCGCCCATGGCCGTCCAGGATGAAGGCGATACAATGCATGGATTCGAGCATTCCGGCGGCCATCTGTGCGCCTTGATGCTCAACCGCGCGCTGCATGCGGATCGCGGCCAGGACATGCGGCGCCGCCTTGGCAAAAACCGCCCTGTCCGCAGCCGTTGTGCACCCGTCCGCCTGTTTCCGAAGCGCCGCCATCCCGATGAAGATTCCGTCAGCCTGATGAAGGACGGTCTGGCAGCCAAATGGCAGGTCATAGTGTGAGGCAAAGTCGTCATATATCGCGCAGCGCATCTGTTTGCGAACGCGACGATAATCCCGCTCGCTGGAGACAACCAGCGGCGAGTCCGATGCCGCGATACGCCAGTTGATATCGGGGTTCGCGCCGTCAATTTCGGCAAATCCCTCGATGAAGCCATCGGGGCAATCGGTGGTCCAGTTAAAGGGGATCGCGTTTGCGCCGCCGATGCCGATTACCTGCATGTGGCTGGACCGCGTCGCGCTGGCCAGTTGCTTCAGCGCATTGTCCCATCCGCCATCCTGAAACGGCGCGGACATGATCGCCGCCGCGGTATCACGCATGTTTCACACCCCCTCGCGCGCCTGCCCACTCGGCCCGATGCTGACGCCCCCGCTGCATCGTCGCGAACATCTTCCCTAAATTCGTTACGATCCGCTTTCCACGACGATTCCGCAGCACGTCGCGGCGACCCCCATTTTTCGCGGCATACCCTGTTCAGGGGACGCGCCACGGCGGTCCGCCCGATAGCAATCCGGATGCAGCCCGTATGGTTGCCCGGCGTGGGGGCCGGAAACAGGGGGAGACGTGCAGTGAAGCATATGTGCTTCGTGCCGCAGGGGTTCACACGGGCAATTGGCGGGCGCGGGTGTTGCGCCGGATGCCATGCAAGCCCTGTGTCTGGTGACGCGAACTGCGACACCGGCAGGCGCTCAACCCAATATTGATGCCGTGCGCGGGCGGGCCTCAGGGCCGCTCTGCGCCATTTTCGAGAAAGATCGGAACCTATGTTCAAGACCACCGTGTTTCGGGCGGGATGCTCGCTTTTGGCTATGGCTACGCTTGCAGCTTGCAGCGGCGGAGATGGCGGCGGCGGTAGCGGCCCGTCCTCATCAGTCGACGGCACTGCGCCGGTCGTGACGATTTCGGCCAACAGCGACACCGTGGTCGGCGGCGCCCAAATTGTGTTCACGGCGACGGCGAACGACGCAGTCGACGGCGCATTGACCCCGCAGGTAAGCTGTAATGGCGGCACGCTGACCGGGCTTATTTTGCAGACCCAGGCTGTCACGGCCCCGACCACCATTCAGTGCAGCGCCGTCGCCACCGACAAGGCGGGAAATCGTGGCACGGCTCAGGTCGTGGTGAATGTTCAACCCGCCAATGCCAGCCTTGTCCTTACCGAAGGACAGACCGGCGTTGCAGCCGGCGGCGTCGCTGTTTTGACGGCCAACGACATTCCGTTGTCGGACGACGCGTATCAGGCGACCATCGGCGGTCAGCCGGTGACCGTGGTGCGGAGTGCCGCGAACCAGCTGGCGTTCATCGTGCCGACCGGCCTGAGCGGTGCGCAGACGCTGGCGGTCACGATCGGCGGTCGGACGTTCAACCAGGCGGTTACGGTTGGCGCAGCGCCGGCCGTCGCCGATCCGCGAGGGGTAGTCGCGAACGCCTATAATGTGGCGATCGACAACATCAGCCGGCAGATTTCGGCCGGTTCGGGTTATAGCGCGGCGGAAATCAACCTTCTGACTACGCAGCGCAGCCAGTTGCAGCAGGCGCTTGCCAATCTGGGCAATGTCCCCAACGCCGAGGTCGAGGCGCTGGCCGCGATACTCGTATCGAGCGGTCTGACACAGAGCGGCGCGAGCGCCGGGATGGTTCAGGCCAGCTTCAACCCCGGCCCTTGCCGCGACGGGCTGCGAGACTTCGTTCGACAGAATATGATCGTGGCCAAGCTGTTGGGGATCGCGGCGATCGGCGCCTATACGTCCAGCGTATTTCCGGTCCTGGGGCCGACGGTGGCTGTGCTGTCATCGGGAACGGCAATTGGGCTGCTGGTCGGGACTGACGGTATTCTCGATCAGGTCGATACCGTGCTTGACGCCTGTTTCGAGGAAACCGAACTGCAACTGCTGGAGCGGATCGTGGCCGACCAGAACGCAGTACGCGTTCGCCCCCTGTCGACGACACCCGTCTATGGCTTTGAAAGCAACAAGGCCAAATCGTTCGAACTGAAAGCGCTGGTAAAGGCGGACGATTCGGTTGTCGGCTCGGTCAGCAGCGCGTTTGCCACATTGGGGGCAATCGTCGCCAAGCTTCCGGTGGTTCCGGATTCGGTCAACGCGGTGCTGCCGCGACTGAAAACCGAACGGGAGGAAAATGTCGATCCACGAACGGTGTCGCTCGGCGCAATCTCACGCGGCGATATCACGGGATCGGCAGGCATCTCCGGTTCCAATCTGGTTCTGAAGTTCAACGCCGCCGAGAATGCGCCAAATGGCAATCTGGACTTCCTGTTCAACCTGAACCGCCCCAATTCAGAGGCCAGGATTGTCTCCGCCCGACTGATGGTGGCGCGGCCTGAAGCTGACGACGCATCCATTCAGGTAAGGCAGGGGACACCAACCCAGTCCAATGTTCAGGTCCGGGGCGCCGAAACGCTGGAAGTCGTTGGCCAGCCCAGCCATGGCAGTGTGACGCTGGGTAACGACGGCCGCTTTGTCTATACGCCGGCGGGCAGTTATTTCGGCGACGACAAGTTCACCTTCCGTGGCCGGAATTCGCATGGTGTTTCGAACACGGCGACCGTGCTGGTCAGCGTGGTTCGTCAATTCGAAGGCGCCTGGGCACTCAACGTCGTGTCGACGACGCGCGCGGAATCGCACCCCGGCCTGTGCCCGAATGAGAACAACAACGTGACGGTGAACATCGCAAAGATTTCGGACACCCAGTATTCCGCAAATTATCTGGGCTTTGAAATCCCGCTTACGATGAGCAGCAAGGATGACCCCAACGGCCTTCGCGGATCGGCAAGCGCGACCTATGCGGACGATCCTGGGCGGACCAGTGAGACGCTGACCGTTCAGCTTCCCAGCAGCGCGCAGCTGATCGGCTCTTCCACGTGGAGCTATAGCGGGCCGGGCGGCACCAACTGTTCGGGCGTTACCCGGATCACCGGCACGCGGCCGTAAGCGCGTTACGACGGGCCGCTGTCGCCGTGATGCGACGGCGGCCCGCTGGTTCACGGCCCCGCCCATGTCCCGTCCGCGCGATGCGGGCGGGACATCGTTGTTTTATGTCGTGACCTCACAACGACCGTTATCGGCGCGGGCCTCAACGGCCGAGATGGGGGTATGCTCACCGTCCGCTTTCGGGTGAAGATCGCCGAAAGCGGAAAGCGGTTCGGATTGACTCAGGGGATCAGGCGATCAGCGCGCAGGCGCTCGAACAGTGCGAAGAAGGCGTCATCCGTTGACTGATACTCGCTAAAACCCAAGCGTCGGCTTTTGGACATGTCGGTCACTACCTCGATCGGGCGCCCGAGATCGGCGTCGGTATGCCAGGGCGAAGCGAGGCGCGAAAGGTCGGGTTCGGCCAGCCCCTCACGCTCGGCGATATTGCGCCACAGGCCGGCGTCATCTGCCATCTGCGCCTGCAGCGGGCGCGGCGTTCCATCGAAAGGTGCTGCCTCAAGCCCAAACCAGTTGGCGATGCGGCTCCACATCCACTGCCAGCGGAAGACATCGCCGTTGACGATATTGAACGCCTGGTCATGCGCGACTTCGGTTTCCGCCGCCCAAAGCAGATGGCGGGCGAGCTGACGCGCATCGGTCATGTCGGTCAGCCCGCTCCACTGCGCCGCCGAGCCTGGAAAGGCGAACGGCCGCCCACTCTCGCGACACAGGGTCGCATAGACAGCAAGCGTGGTGCCCATGTTCATGGCATTGCCAACCGCCTTGCCGATCACGGTATGCGGGCGATGCACGCTCCATGTGAAGCCGTCGCGCGCCGCGGCGGCGAATACTTCATCCTCCTGCGCGTAATAGAAGTTCTCGACGTCGAGCCGCCCCTGCTCCTCGCGGAATGGCGTCTGCGGCAGCACGCCTTTGCCGTACGCCTCGAACGGTCCAAGATAATGCTTCAGGCCCGTTACGAGCGCGACGTGACGCGGGCCCGCCGGCTTGGGCAAGCCGTCGAGCAGGTTGCGAACCATTGCCGAATTGACCCGGATGTTTTCCGCCTCGCTGTCCTGCCGCAACCAAGTGGTGATGAAAACCGCGTCGGGTGCGATCCCAGAAAGCGCGGCAGCCGTTGCAGAAGCATCCTGCAGGTCGGCAGCGACGGGTTCGACGCCCTCCTGTGCGGTCGGACGACGAGCGAGGCCGTAAACCTTCCATCCCTGCTCGAAAAGCAGACCCGCGGTTGCATTGCCGACGATCCCGCTCGCGCCTACCACCAATGCCGTCTTCGTCATTTCGATCCTTTCGTGATTCATCGAACCCGAGCTAGGCAGCAGGCGCGGCTGCTTCTAGACGGCACCAAATACGGGGCCAGGCACCAGGAGGTAACCAGCCATGCAGCCGGGATCGGCCGAAGAGGAATGGCGTGAGGACTGCGCGCCGCGACGGATTCTAGCGCTCTTCGCGACCAAGTGGACCAGCATGGTGCTCCATACACTGCATGCGCGTCACGCTGGTGCGGCGCGCACCGGCGTACTCCAGCGCAGCCTTCCTGGCATCTCCAAGAAGATGCTGACCCAGACGCTGCGCGAGATGGAGGACGTGGGGCTTATCACGCGTCACGTCCAGAGCGTCGTTCCGCCGGCGGTGGTGTACCGACTGACTGCGCTGGGGAAGCGCTTTGTAGAGCCGGTCGAGCTTCTCTACGCTTGGGGACGTGACAACGCCGATGCGTTGGATCAGCTCGGCGGACGTCCCACCGCGCGCAGATCATAGCCGCCGGAACGTCTGCTCGCACATGCCGCTGCTCGGCCAACTAACATCCGAGATTGGGGAGTTAGCGCACGGGCAGCACTTGTGAATGCATGCCTTGGATCAGACCCAGCCCCTCTGTCGTTTATAGTCGAGAATCGCCTGGGCGTACATCACGTGCGCCAATGGCCCAGGATGCAATCCGCCGCCATGCATCGTGGCCCGAACAACGGTGCCGGCCGGCTTCGCAGTTCGGCCACCCTGCCAGACGACGTCGCAGGTGTAAGGGCCGCTGCCGCTCACGGCTCGCACAATCGCATAATGATAGGATCCGCCGGGCGCTCCGAAGCTCAGATAGTCGCCTACCGCCGGCTCGTTCACCAATGATACGGTCGACCCGCTGGCATACTCGGCAGCCAGAGTGCTGGCGAACGGCAGAACCTTTAGCTTGTCGCGACCATTGCCCGTATCCGCGCTGCCATAGCGCCAGGGCGCGATGCTATGCTGGATCGT is from Sphingomonas sp. IW22 and encodes:
- a CDS encoding sugar transferase, translating into MPLLEKASVAADVAAMPLFDEPCQQRSTRSKAHRRMQLYLTMIAAEWLAIQLGFKVAAWLRPGTGWMELGEPLLLSLATLHVALTFQLGGYGVMTLRRWTMGLRIALSALALAAMLVFGIGFAWTLAVDLSRIYFISGVAVSAVAIIGARVMVRLLTRRMLADGPIEVIVITDDPASVTTLGYRIIDARRFRAVCDLDNPDLLNMLGWTICRADRVLLSCQAADRAAWVTALKGSGIDVELLLPELEPLGILSIDRHRGRLAACVSRRQLALRDRIAKRMFDLAVVFALLPLMLIVLIVVSCAIKLDDGGPIFFVQRRIGQGNRFFDLYKFRTMRADRLDHAGGRSTMRADPRLTRIGGFLRRTSIDELPQLFNVLMGSMSIVGPRPHATGSTAEDQLFWAVDRRYWLRHAAKPGLTGLAQVRGLRGATDTRDAIVRRIQADLEYIAGWSLWRDIRILAATVGVLVHVNAY
- a CDS encoding class I SAM-dependent methyltransferase; its protein translation is MPIDAKKQEPTPFGRILRCDRCGLARSADMPEPAEVGAFYDLAAYYTHGESHMTPVAPNLADRILTRLAWTVDRARPFDVDAIAATLKPGASILDIGCGDGEKLAAFRRHGFTVLGVDPDPGSRAFVASQGLLALDGTAEAPPAELAGHRFDLVIMSHALEHCIDPARALATMRGLMAPDGIGYVEVPNAAALHFERFRQCSEMFDAPRHLWFFTPDALSRMAAAAGLGISDWHYNGFTRLFSPTWRGWECQIHDRLAERGAAAGLRRHSRWESALLLARSALAPPARKYDSFGILVSRTPNDREHQVEQPVR
- a CDS encoding cell wall hydrolase, with product MMALRATAWAKSGAVALLLVLPGPQLSLRRAGPVASSGITFMGGRAAGWRLADVRASLALTAPGPNGALPIAAIPARVAPPFFLSGSPLDRERAVDCLAAAAYYEAGLDARGQRAVMQVVLNRVRSPAYPRSICGVVFQGSERATGCQFTFTCDGSMDRRRPSPAAWAAARARAVAALNGPGDENVGHATHYHTDWVHPPWSRDLDQVAAVDTHLFFQANARRPGNFSGAYAAAEPLVARLSVLSASHRPTGGYVEALVEPVATTPPPLDIAALMPERLPDRSSAPGAGIFLVSLNASDPPEAFHRRATTLCRGLAQCKLIGWTDPDTPPSAFPLPGRAIDAIAFSYNRTGSGAPDEARWDCKRFPRPTATECLNRS
- a CDS encoding EAL domain-containing protein — encoded protein: MAVAALSAGVGIWATHFVAMLAYDGNLPLHFDVGPTILSALVAILFFWVALLLVGARPTVRSSILAGAIATGGIGAMHFIGMSAITAPQLIRYDWLPIAISFGIVWALFALAFVGFGALGRTSGIVVPAMLSVLGVIALHFTAMSATTLVLDPTLLPATARDPIWMVSAIMAATLGLILVVLAGAFLDRMLTDLKGLTEATLEGLAIVSDGGIVEVNRRLAAMLCVDGADVIGTTPSRWFVAADGLPIDDARDRPVEACVSVAMLEDQWFEVATHSIEYRGRSCQVLAVRDLTERKRFERRIQHLASHDALTQLPNRGHFTQALEARVGDLSQPFALIALDLDRFKAVNDIFGHAAGDEVLCRVTKLLRGAVRGEDLVARLGGDEFVILASNIDPTDGAQQLAQRILQSFASEMDVSRDPMAVGVSIGIAVFPRDGSDAATLRQNADIALYRAKESGRGQFRFFDTQMDMLVRERRELEHDLRQAIAGNEFHLVFQPLVSTARGAVMGYEALLRWHHPVRGEVPPDVFIPIAEDTGAIVPIGEWVLKQACRTAAGWPGGIGVAVNVSPVQFRIPNLPAVVAAALEESGLAPERLELEVTESAFLRSRDTTLATLHAIKAMGVRVAMDDFGTGYSSLSNLQAFPFDKIKIDRSFVSSVEDDDAARSIVRAIVGLGKSLNLPVVAEGVETEAQRLMVMEEGCPQAQGYLFGMPSTNPERKAATLRSVG
- a CDS encoding helix-turn-helix transcriptional regulator, whose amino-acid sequence is MRDTAAAIMSAPFQDGGWDNALKQLASATRSSHMQVIGIGGANAIPFNWTTDCPDGFIEGFAEIDGANPDINWRIAASDSPLVVSSERDYRRVRKQMRCAIYDDFASHYDLPFGCQTVLHQADGIFIGMAALRKQADGCTTAADRAVFAKAAPHVLAAIRMQRAVEHQGAQMAAGMLESMHCIAFILDGHGRVGALTATAQTWLSSQHLLCLSRGNLWLRHKPADRIFQTAIARTLAHGGNNPERFWLGADDPARCEIFALPRREWSLAFEPRALVVVRPSRDLHPDDANLLRSLLDLTGAEADIALRIGQGQSREAIAKARGAAPETVAAQLKAVFRKTGVHRESELVAYLNKALR
- a CDS encoding Ig-like domain-containing protein; this encodes MATLAACSGGDGGGGSGPSSSVDGTAPVVTISANSDTVVGGAQIVFTATANDAVDGALTPQVSCNGGTLTGLILQTQAVTAPTTIQCSAVATDKAGNRGTAQVVVNVQPANASLVLTEGQTGVAAGGVAVLTANDIPLSDDAYQATIGGQPVTVVRSAANQLAFIVPTGLSGAQTLAVTIGGRTFNQAVTVGAAPAVADPRGVVANAYNVAIDNISRQISAGSGYSAAEINLLTTQRSQLQQALANLGNVPNAEVEALAAILVSSGLTQSGASAGMVQASFNPGPCRDGLRDFVRQNMIVAKLLGIAAIGAYTSSVFPVLGPTVAVLSSGTAIGLLVGTDGILDQVDTVLDACFEETELQLLERIVADQNAVRVRPLSTTPVYGFESNKAKSFELKALVKADDSVVGSVSSAFATLGAIVAKLPVVPDSVNAVLPRLKTEREENVDPRTVSLGAISRGDITGSAGISGSNLVLKFNAAENAPNGNLDFLFNLNRPNSEARIVSARLMVARPEADDASIQVRQGTPTQSNVQVRGAETLEVVGQPSHGSVTLGNDGRFVYTPAGSYFGDDKFTFRGRNSHGVSNTATVLVSVVRQFEGAWALNVVSTTRAESHPGLCPNENNNVTVNIAKISDTQYSANYLGFEIPLTMSSKDDPNGLRGSASATYADDPGRTSETLTVQLPSSAQLIGSSTWSYSGPGGTNCSGVTRITGTRP
- a CDS encoding SDR family oxidoreductase, translated to MTKTALVVGASGIVGNATAGLLFEQGWKVYGLARRPTAQEGVEPVAADLQDASATAAALSGIAPDAVFITTWLRQDSEAENIRVNSAMVRNLLDGLPKPAGPRHVALVTGLKHYLGPFEAYGKGVLPQTPFREEQGRLDVENFYYAQEDEVFAAAARDGFTWSVHRPHTVIGKAVGNAMNMGTTLAVYATLCRESGRPFAFPGSAAQWSGLTDMTDARQLARHLLWAAETEVAHDQAFNIVNGDVFRWQWMWSRIANWFGLEAAPFDGTPRPLQAQMADDAGLWRNIAEREGLAEPDLSRLASPWHTDADLGRPIEVVTDMSKSRRLGFSEYQSTDDAFFALFERLRADRLIP
- a CDS encoding winged helix-turn-helix transcriptional regulator gives rise to the protein MQPGSAEEEWREDCAPRRILALFATKWTSMVLHTLHARHAGAARTGVLQRSLPGISKKMLTQTLREMEDVGLITRHVQSVVPPAVVYRLTALGKRFVEPVELLYAWGRDNADALDQLGGRPTARRS